In Gossypium arboreum isolate Shixiya-1 chromosome 3, ASM2569848v2, whole genome shotgun sequence, the sequence AAAACGTGGCATTTACCTTAACAGTTGACCCTCCATCAGCTGCTGCAACAAACTTGATGTCGTAACTGATTTTCTCGATCTTCTTGTTAAAAAAATCGCTTTCCATCACAGTGTAAGCGTACACCAAGTTGTCTTTGTCTAATACATCAACCTTGTGTTTCGCATGACTTAATCCATGCCCTGCATTTGTTATCAACCAAATCAAGATTTTGAATCATGGGCACCTAACTAATATAACTGCATCTAAATTTTATAGTTCACCTTTTAAGaacagaaaatgaaaaaaattacctTCAGCAAAGGTGATCTTCCTGATAGTACCAGGGCCACCATTTCCTTCAAGGACCTCGACGCTCTTGATTGTTTGTGGGGCAACTTTGGGCATTAGGTTTTCGATATCTACAGCAAAGGCCTTAAAAGCCTTGGCTGGTGGGAGTGGGGTACTCACCTCTGCTTCTTTTGTGAAAACAcccatttttctcttctaattATACGAACAATTGGATTGAACACACAAACAGAATTTATGAAGTGGATAATGTTTGAGGTTGAGGTGTGGGAAGAAATGAGAAACTAATGGGAAGAAATGAGAAACTAACATGCTATATATATACTGCATTTTGAAGCTTAGCAATTTCATCATTGGATATGAATCATTAACAAAGAAATAGTCCAAAATAATACCACCCTGCATAATGAATTTCATTAAAAAATGTATTCATTGAAATTTGGTTAGATAAGAAGGcgattaattttgttttattagtTTATTATTATAAGAAGAATTATGAAATGTGAGATATGAAAAGTCGAAggagaaataattttaaaaaatagagtCAAATGCTTGAGAAGACTTGACCATCTAGAAAGCTGATATCTAGTGAAAGGGGTCGGTTGAGAAATTTTcaaaaatgtctagatttttgtAATTTTGGTTACAATGGGCCAATTTGATATTCTTTTAAGATTAAAATGATAAAGTAAAGAATAATAAAAGGTGTAAACATGGATTCAAAAGCTTTTTCAAATCGTTTATTTTTCTCATTCTACAAAACATATATATTAATTTGGAACAAGCCGTAAGAAATGAAGCAactattattttgaatattatattttaaatctttttattctttaattaaataatatattgttTAACCCTTCAACTTTTGTTGTTTGTCAAATTACCTCGAAATAGATGAAAAGTTAACATTTGTTAACTTTATTGACATGAAATATACATGGATGCCACATTAGCaaatacttaatttttaaaattaaaattttctaaaattgtatttttaaacataaaattattaaaattattaaaaatataaaaatatattttaatatttaaaattttaattaattgctAATGTAGCATACACATGTCAATCCATATGTATGCAAtgtcaacaaaattaaaaaaattaaattttccatcAATTTTGGATGATTTGACAAATAATGCAAGTTCAAGAGTTAAAAGAGATGAAAAATTAAACGAATagctaaaataactttttttataaagttatttttaagttattgatgttaattatatgatacgctgatttttaatcgtgaaatattatgctttgtgtttaatgttgagtaatatgcaaatcatgtttactacttgataaatatgaattgctaccgagtatcggttccgatattccatggaagaggacaaatgtgagatcgagggaaaaagcccgtttgaaccttaggaatagattaggatacaagtgacatgtcactaggatggttgagcatccgaactcgttgagttgagtccgagttcacctatggatgcgaatgtccgaactcgttgagttgagtccgagttcgtgagatgtaactaggcatccgaactcgttgagttgagtccgagttcacttatggatgcgaacacccgagctcgttgagttgagtccgagttcacttaggggcgggttacatgatttcttaattacatatgaggcacttatgtgcaaattatccgtgtatccgagttgtattccaatgtgttcaacgggtgaaatttctagtgaaatggaagaacacttaagatgcaagtgacgttttggtaagtgttgtgaaatggacactttggacaggtatgttcttaaccctcgggttgaaaatagatacaacaacgataaggtggtaagatgatgaatgatgtttagaaatgtgatatatgttttggtgataccatgctaaagttgtttggtatatttgtattgttatgttacttgttatttatatatgaacttactaagcatttatgcttactcctcctctttatttattgtagttttgaacaagccatttcgggcatcggacgggtcgaaggttcgatcacactatccaaaggactttcatctgggtaaatggcttgtaaaacttaagtatggcatgaaaaaaggaaattttgtgtttgGCCCTCTAAAGAATTTCAAGTTCTATCTTCTACGATCTATTCAAAAATGGAATATTTATGTTCGGTCTCCCTaaattcttttatacttctttAAATACCATTTTTTTGAGAATAGGGTAAATTTGAATTCGGCCcctctaattttttattttgatctttgaaaaatttatagtCTGATATGATAAATTTGATAACACTTTTTTTCTTAAAACCTCATTAATTATTAATAACTTAATTCTAtacattttcaatttattttacataaaaagaatattatttactaaaataaatGTGCTCGAAAGTGTCCAATATATaggtattttaagagatatctcAACACTTACGAATATTGAGTTTAATGATGTTTATCATGTTGTCAGGTTTTTCGTACCCCATTAGAATCAAGGTAAATATT encodes:
- the LOC108475436 gene encoding major allergen Pru ar 1-like, translating into MGVFTKEAEVSTPLPPAKAFKAFAVDIENLMPKVAPQTIKSVEVLEGNGGPGTIRKITFAEGHGLSHAKHKVDVLDKDNLVYAYTVMESDFFNKKIEKISYDIKFVAAADGGSTVKVNATFYTAGDTEVTPDLMAQIKEASEKRALVMKAIESYVLANPDA